Genomic window (Agromyces mariniharenae):
CAGACGACTGGGTTGATAGGCCGGATGTGGAAGCAAGGACTAACGACTTGTGCAGCTGACCGGTACTAATAAGCCGATAACTTGACAATCACTACACACACCACGTTGTAAGGCGGTGGTGCGTGGAACAGGATTGCTCGCGTCCACTCTGTGGTTCCCAACAGACGGAAACACAACACAACACACACAAACTCAACACAGACCCGCACACCCCGCACCAACCACGGTTGGCCAAGGGGGTACGTGCAACCGAGACCACCACACCCCCACACACATGTCGGGTGGTGCTGGTACCAGAGTTTCGGCGGCCATAGCGCGAGGGAAACGCCCGGACACATTCCGAACCCGGAAGCTAAGACTCGCAGCGCCGATGGTACTGCAGGGGCGACCCTGTGGGAGAGTAGGACACCGCCGGACATTCATTCGAGAAGAGCCACCCAGTGCTGGGTGGCTCTTCTTGGTTTAACGCGACGCCATCCGGCCTAGGCTGTGGGGATGGGGAATCGCTTGGGGGCGTCGCTGAGTCCCTACCTCCGGGCCCACGCCGACAACCCCGTCGACTGGTATCCGTGGGGCGACGAGGCCTTCGCCGCCGCACGCGAGCGCGATGTGCCCGTGCTCGTGTCGATCGGATACGCCACGTGCCACTGGTGCCACGTGATGGCCCGCGAGAGCTTCAGCGATCCCGCCATCGCCGAGCTCCTCAACGCGGGGTTCGTCGCGATCAAGGTCGACCGCGAGGAGCACCCCGACGTCGACGCGAGCTACCTGGCTGCGGCATCCGCCTTCACGCGTGAACTCGGCTGGCCGCTCACCGTGTTCGCGACGCCCGAGGGACGGACGTTCTATGCCGGCACCTACTTCCCGCCGCGATCGATGCGTGGCGTCCCGTCGTTCGCCGAGGTCCTCGCTGCGGTCGAGGAGGCGTGGCGCGAGCGACGGAGCGAGTTGCACGAGACGGCTGCGGCCGTCGCCGAGGCGCTGGCCGCGGCATCCGTCGCGTCGACCGCCGGTGAGCTGCCCGGGCCGGCCGAGCTCGAGGGCGCGGTCGCGATGCTCGCGGAGGACGAGGACCGGCTGCACGGCGGCTTCGGCACGGCGCCGAAGTTCCCCGTCGCCCCGGTGCTCGGGTTCCTCAGCCAGGCGGGTCCCGAGGGTCGCCGGCTCGCGGAGCGATCCCTGAAGCTCATGGGCGCATCGCCGCTGCGCGATCCGGTCGAGGGCGGCTTCTTCCGCTACGCGACGCGCGCCGACTGGAGCGATCCGCACTACGAGCGCATGCTCACCGACAACGCGCTGCTGCTCGGCGTCGCCGCCGACCTCGGTCGCGGTGACGGCGCGGCCGCGTTCGCCCACCTGCTCGCCGATGGGGTCGTCGGCTTCCTCGCCGAACGGATGCAGCTGGCCGGCGGCGGCTTCGCGAGCGCGCAGGACTCCGAGAGCTGGATCGACGGTCGACGAGACGAGGGCGGCTACTACCGGCGCGATGCGGCCGGCCGGGTCGGGCTCGAGCCGCCGGCGCTCGACGAGAAGGTGCTCACCGGGTGGAACGGCCTCGCGATCGGCGGACTCGCGCGGGCCGGGTTCGTCTTCGACGACGCCGCGGCGATCGACGCCGCTCGTCGGGCCGCGGACTTCCTGCTCGAGCGGCACGTGCGCGAGGACGGCACGCTGGTGCGCTCGTCGCTCGACGACGTGGCATCCGACGCCGTGGCGACGCTCGAGGACACCGGCATGCTGGCCGGCGGCCTGCTCGAGCTCGCCGCAGCGACCGGCTCGGTGCGGTACGCCGAGGCCGCTCGCCGCCTCATCGACCGGGCGGCGGAGACCGCCGTCGCCACGCATGCCGCTGACGGCATGGAGAGCTCGAGCGTCCCGTTCGCCGCCCCGTCGGGCGCGGATCCCGTGCTCGCGTCGTACGGTCTCGCGCTGCCGAGCGACCCGGCCGAGGGCGCCACGCCGTCGGGCGTCACGGCCTGCGCCGACGCCGCATGGCGGCTCTACGCGCTCGGCGCCGGTGATCGCTACCTCGACCTGGCCGAACAGGCGATGCGTTCCGTCGCCGGCATGGCCGTGCGACGCCCGATCGCGTTCGGCGGGGCACTCGAGGTCATGGCCCGGCTCGCGGCGCCGCTCGTGCAGCTCGTCACGGTCGTGCCCGACGACGACGAGGAGGACGACGGGGCGAGCGCGCTGCTCCGCGCCGCGACCCGGCGGCACGCGGCATCCGTCGCGGCGATCGTCACCGACCGGCAGGCGCGGGAGTTCGCGACAGCCGGGTTCGACCTGTTCGAGGGACGCACCGCGCAGGACGACGTGGCGACCGCGTATCGGTGCCGGTCGTTCGTGTGCGCGCTTCCCGTGCACGACGCCGGCGCGCTCGAGGAGCTCGTCGAGCTCGAGTAGTCGATCGGCGTCGGCGGCGCGGGCGACACGGCGTTCGGCAGGGCCTGCCGCATCCGTACGATGGTCGCATGAGCGATCGCGCATCCGTCGGCACGGCCTCCGTGGTCGTCGCCCTCGTCGTCGACGCCGTGCTCGTGGTCGTCTTCGCCGTCGTGGGCCGTTCGAGCCACGCCGAGGGCCTCGACGTCGCCGGCGTCTGGGGCACGGCCTGGCCGTTCCTCGCGGGCCTCGGCGTGGGCTGGCTCGCGGCGCGGGCGTGGCGGCATCCGATCGCCGTCTGGCCGACCGGGGTGATCGTGTGGGCGTCGACGCTCGTCGTCGGCATGCTGCTGCGGCTCGTCACCGGCCAGGGCACGGCCGCCGCGTTCATCGTGGTCGCCACGCTCACGCTCGCGGTGCTGCTCCTCGGGTGGCGGGCGATCGCCTGGGCCGTCATCCGACTTCGCGCGCGCGGCCGGGTCGGCGCGGCATGAACGTCATCGAGTGGCTCTTCGACGCCCAGCTCGTCATCGGCGGACAGGTGATCCTGTGGCGCGAGATCATCGGCAACCTGTTCGGCCTGGCCAGCGCGCTCGGCGGCCTGCGCCGCAAGGTGTGGGCATGGCCGGTCGGCATCATCGGCAACGTGCTGCTCTTCACGGTGTTCCTCGGGGCGGTGTTCGACACCCCGAACCCCGTGAACCTGCTCGGCCAGGCCGCCCGGCAGGTCATGTTCATCGTCGTGTCGATCTACGGCTGGGTGCGGTGGGCGCGGCACCGGCAGGTCAGCGAGTCGGCGGTGGATCCGAAGTGGGCGGGCACCCGGAACCGCATCATCCTGGCCATCGCGCTGGTGGGCGGCACGCTCATCCTCACGCCGATCTTCCGGGCGCTCGGTTCGTTCGAGCCCGTCTGGGCCGACGCGTGGATCTTCATGGGCTCGCTGCTGGCGACCTGGGGCATGGCCAAGGGATGGACCGAGTTCTGGCTCATCTGGATCGCGGTCGACATCGTCGGCGTGCCGTTGCTCGTGAGCGCGGGCTACTACGCCTCGGCGTTCCTCTACGTGTTCTACGGCGCGTTCACGCTGTTCGGGTTCATCACCTGGATGCGCGTGCAGCGGCGGGCCAAGCTCGCAGAGGGCGTATCACCGGCCTGAGGCGTCGCGTGCCGGGTCGCGCGTCACCAGGCCGACGGCACGCGGTCGAGCACCGACCACACCGCCGAGCTCAGCTCGGGGTGGTCGAGCGCGATGTCGCGCAGCAGCTCGAACTCGAACCGGGCCGCATCGCCGTCGCGCGCGGTGGGGTGGTAGGCACGGGCGCGTGCCGGACTCTAGCGCTCGGAGTGCAGCCGCTCCTCGCGGAGCGTGGCCACGACCTGCTCGTCGACCGACGGGAGGTCGGGCAGGAACACCCACGGGTCCTCGCCGAGCCGGCATCGCAGCTCGATGAGCGCCGCCAGCTCGTCGCGGGCATCCTGCCTCAAGCGCTCCAGCGTCGATGCGTCACCCATGCGCGACCTCCCCTCGCTTCCTCGATCGTAGCCAACGCCACGTCGACCCCTGCAACGCTACGTGCCCCGTGTGACGTCGGGGTTACACGGCATGAAGGCACGTGTACGCGAGATGACGTCCAGATGACGCGGACGGGCCGGGTTCGGCCCGTGCCTGCTTGAATGAACCGGCTGGAGCACGGACGGGAGGAGCGCGCGTGGCCGCAGAGGTGCTGATCCTGCACGGATGGCAGAACCGCCGCCCGGACGGGCACTGGCAGCGATGGCTCGCGGGCGAGCTCGAGGCGCGCGGCGCGCATGTGCGCTACCCGCAGCTCCCCGAGCCCGACGAGCCCGTGCTCGACGACTGGCTCCGCACGCTCGACGCGGAACTCGCGGGCACCGACCCGGCCACGCTCACGGTGGTCGCCCACAGCCTCGGCTGCCTGCTCTGGCTGGCGCACGCGAGCCGGCGGGCCGCGGCCGGCGAGGTCGCGCCGCTCGCTCGGCGGGTCGTGCTCGTCGCGCCGCCCGCGCCCGACGTCATCCGCGGCATCCCCGAGATCATGGGGTTCGCGCCGGCATCCGACGACGAAGGGCTCAGGGCGGCCCTCGCGTCGAGCGCCACGGAGCGCACGACCATCGTGGCCGGCGCTGAGGATCCGTACTGTCCCGACGGCGCCGAGCGCACGTTCGCGATCCCGCTCGACGCCGCATTCGTCGAGGTGCCGGGCGGCGGGCACCTCACGATCGACGACGGCTTCGGGCCCTTCCCGCTCGTGCGCGACCTCGTCAACGGCTGACCGGGAGCGGTCCGGCCGGGTGCGGTTGAATGGTGCGGTGACCTCCGGCATCGCTCCCCTCGACGAGCGCACGACCGACCTGGTGCGCCGGCTCGGCGACGACCTGCGCGCGGGCGGCTTCACCGTCGAAGCGCTCGACCGCCTGTGGGGCGCGGATGCCGCGGCCGCCCTGCATCGCGGCGAACGCGTCCCCGCACGACGCATCCTCGACGCCCGTCGCGCCGCGCACGATCCCGCGGCCGATCTGGCGACGCTCGCGGAGCTGTTCGTGCTCGGCCTGCCGGTCCCCGAACGCGAGGCGGCGCACGCACTCCCGAGCCTCGGCGTCGACGGGGCCGTGGAGCTGGAGCTCCTCATGCGGGATGCCGCGACGACGACCCGCGCGGGCGCGGCGGGCGACGCGGCATCCGTTCGCCCGCTGCTCGACCTGCGGCCGTACGCGTTCGTCGACGCGCACGGCGACGGACAGTGGTGGATCCTCTCGGACCTCGGCGAGGTGGCCCTGGGCCACGAGCTCGGCGAAGGCCACGTGCTCGGCGTCGGCGGTGCCTCGATGACGCTGTCGGGGCTCATGCTGCCGACGCCGGTGCGCACGGTGCTCGACCTCGGCACCGGCTGCGGCATCCAGGCCATGCACGCGACCCGGTTCGCCGACCGCGTCGTGGCCACCGACATCTCGCTGCGCGCGCTGCGGCTCGCGCAGCTCAACGTCGCGATGAACGGCATCGAGGGCGTCGAGTTCCGGCTCGGGAGCCTGTTCGAGCCCGTCGCGGGGGAGCGGTTCGACCGCATCGTCTCGAACCCGCCGTTCGTGATCACGCCGCGCGCGCCGGGAGTGCCCGAGTACGAGTACCGCGACGGCGGCATGGTCGGCGACGGCATCGTCGAGGCCGTGATGCGTGGCGCGGCGGAGCACCTCGAGCACGGCGGCATCGCGCAGCTGCTCGGCAACTGGGAGGTGCGCGACGTCGAGGACGGCCTCGATCGGGCGCGCGGCTGGGCCGGGCACCTCGAGCACTGGATCGTCGAACGCGAGGTGCAGCGCGCCACGGAATACGCCGAGACCTGGATCCGCGACGGGGGCACGCGCCCCGGGACGCCCGCGTTCGACCGGCTCTACGAGGCCTGGCTCGACGACTTCGAGCGGCGAGGCGTGCGCGAGGTCGGCTTCGGCTACGTGCTGCTGCGCCGCCCGGCTGAGGAGACGGCGCCGCGGTTGGCCCGGGTGGAGCGGCTGCACGGTCCGCTCGGCTCGGGCGCCGGGGCCGGCGGCCTCGGCGTGCACCTCGCCGCGTGCCTCGAGGCGCACGACCGGCAGGCGCGACTCGACGACGCCGCGCTCGCGGCACAGCGCCTCGCGGTCGCGGGCGACGTGACCGAGGAGCGCCACCACTGGCCCGGCGACGAGCACCCCACCGCCATGCTGCTGCGACAGGGCGGCGGGTTCGGACGCGTCGTGAGCCTCGACACCGGGCTCGCGGCGCTCGTCGGCGCCTGCGACGGCGAGCTCCCGGTCGCCGCGATCGTCGCCGCGATCGCCGACCTGCTCGAGGTGGACGCCGACGCGCTCGCCGCCGACCTGCTGCCCGCCGTGCGGGCGCTCATCGACGACGGGATGCTGCTGCTGCCCGCCGAGTGAGGGCGGCCGGGACCGCCGGGTCACGGCGTTCCCCGAGCCGTCGGCGGTATCCTCGGTTGGCACGTCCGAAAGCGAGTCCATGGCCGACAGCCCCCTCTCCGAGTCCCCGTACGAGGTGCTCGGCGTGTCCGCCGATGCGGATGCCGCCGCGCTGCGCCTCGCGTACCGCCGGGCCCTCCGCACCGCCCACCCCGACACGGGCGGCGACCCGGCGCGATTCCACGCGGTGCAGCGGGCGTGGGTGCTCATCGGCACGCCCGAGGCGCGCGCGGCCTTCGACCGCGGCATCCGGAACGGGTCGGGCGGCGGGAGCGCGCCGAGCCGCGAGGCCTGGGCGCCGGCGCCGCCGAAGCGCCCACGCGACTCGCGTCCGCTGGCTCGCTCCTACGGACATCCGGGCGGGCTCACGCGCGAGCTCTACCTCGACCGCATCCGGGAGTGGTCGGGTCGCGGCGTCGACGTGCCCGACCCGTACGATCCCGCCCTCGTGAGCCGGGCGCCGCGCGAGATCCGGCACATCCTCGCCGACGCGCTCGTCGAGGAGTCGACCGCCCGCTCCCTCTCGACGCTCGGCATCGCCTACACGATCTGGCACGACATCGCGACGCATGCCGCAGGCCCGGGATTCCCGCCGAAGCTCGACCACCTCGTGCTCGGGCCGACGGGCCTGTTCGCCGTCCAGTCCGAGGACTGGGGCGGACCCGTCGCGCTGAAGCGCGGCGAACTCGTCGGTGAGGCGCTCGCCGGGGAACGGCCGTTCCGGGCGCTCGCGGCCCGCGCGAAGGCGATCGGCCGAGCGGCCCGCGTGAAGCCCACGGCGCTCGTGATCGTGGTGCCCGACGAGTACGCCGCCGAGCCGCTCGCGCTCGGCGGCAGCATTCGCGGCGCCGCG
Coding sequences:
- a CDS encoding RBBP9/YdeN family alpha/beta hydrolase, with the translated sequence MAAEVLILHGWQNRRPDGHWQRWLAGELEARGAHVRYPQLPEPDEPVLDDWLRTLDAELAGTDPATLTVVAHSLGCLLWLAHASRRAAAGEVAPLARRVVLVAPPAPDVIRGIPEIMGFAPASDDEGLRAALASSATERTTIVAGAEDPYCPDGAERTFAIPLDAAFVEVPGGGHLTIDDGFGPFPLVRDLVNG
- a CDS encoding DUF3054 domain-containing protein, which gives rise to MSDRASVGTASVVVALVVDAVLVVVFAVVGRSSHAEGLDVAGVWGTAWPFLAGLGVGWLAARAWRHPIAVWPTGVIVWASTLVVGMLLRLVTGQGTAAAFIVVATLTLAVLLLGWRAIAWAVIRLRARGRVGAA
- a CDS encoding J domain-containing protein: MADSPLSESPYEVLGVSADADAAALRLAYRRALRTAHPDTGGDPARFHAVQRAWVLIGTPEARAAFDRGIRNGSGGGSAPSREAWAPAPPKRPRDSRPLARSYGHPGGLTRELYLDRIREWSGRGVDVPDPYDPALVSRAPREIRHILADALVEESTARSLSTLGIAYTIWHDIATHAAGPGFPPKLDHLVLGPTGLFAVQSEDWGGPVALKRGELVGEALAGERPFRALAARAKAIGRAARVKPTALVIVVPDEYAAEPLALGGSIRGAAVALVRSSRLASAVREGIPGSAHLGGTEVMEVRSRLQAVVRFA
- a CDS encoding DUF7059 domain-containing protein → MTSGIAPLDERTTDLVRRLGDDLRAGGFTVEALDRLWGADAAAALHRGERVPARRILDARRAAHDPAADLATLAELFVLGLPVPEREAAHALPSLGVDGAVELELLMRDAATTTRAGAAGDAASVRPLLDLRPYAFVDAHGDGQWWILSDLGEVALGHELGEGHVLGVGGASMTLSGLMLPTPVRTVLDLGTGCGIQAMHATRFADRVVATDISLRALRLAQLNVAMNGIEGVEFRLGSLFEPVAGERFDRIVSNPPFVITPRAPGVPEYEYRDGGMVGDGIVEAVMRGAAEHLEHGGIAQLLGNWEVRDVEDGLDRARGWAGHLEHWIVEREVQRATEYAETWIRDGGTRPGTPAFDRLYEAWLDDFERRGVREVGFGYVLLRRPAEETAPRLARVERLHGPLGSGAGAGGLGVHLAACLEAHDRQARLDDAALAAQRLAVAGDVTEERHHWPGDEHPTAMLLRQGGGFGRVVSLDTGLAALVGACDGELPVAAIVAAIADLLEVDADALAADLLPAVRALIDDGMLLLPAE
- the pnuC gene encoding nicotinamide riboside transporter PnuC, which codes for MNVIEWLFDAQLVIGGQVILWREIIGNLFGLASALGGLRRKVWAWPVGIIGNVLLFTVFLGAVFDTPNPVNLLGQAARQVMFIVVSIYGWVRWARHRQVSESAVDPKWAGTRNRIILAIALVGGTLILTPIFRALGSFEPVWADAWIFMGSLLATWGMAKGWTEFWLIWIAVDIVGVPLLVSAGYYASAFLYVFYGAFTLFGFITWMRVQRRAKLAEGVSPA
- a CDS encoding thioredoxin domain-containing protein, giving the protein MGNRLGASLSPYLRAHADNPVDWYPWGDEAFAAARERDVPVLVSIGYATCHWCHVMARESFSDPAIAELLNAGFVAIKVDREEHPDVDASYLAAASAFTRELGWPLTVFATPEGRTFYAGTYFPPRSMRGVPSFAEVLAAVEEAWRERRSELHETAAAVAEALAAASVASTAGELPGPAELEGAVAMLAEDEDRLHGGFGTAPKFPVAPVLGFLSQAGPEGRRLAERSLKLMGASPLRDPVEGGFFRYATRADWSDPHYERMLTDNALLLGVAADLGRGDGAAAFAHLLADGVVGFLAERMQLAGGGFASAQDSESWIDGRRDEGGYYRRDAAGRVGLEPPALDEKVLTGWNGLAIGGLARAGFVFDDAAAIDAARRAADFLLERHVREDGTLVRSSLDDVASDAVATLEDTGMLAGGLLELAAATGSVRYAEAARRLIDRAAETAVATHAADGMESSSVPFAAPSGADPVLASYGLALPSDPAEGATPSGVTACADAAWRLYALGAGDRYLDLAEQAMRSVAGMAVRRPIAFGGALEVMARLAAPLVQLVTVVPDDDEEDDGASALLRAATRRHAASVAAIVTDRQAREFATAGFDLFEGRTAQDDVATAYRCRSFVCALPVHDAGALEELVELE